The nucleotide window CAATGATGCCGCCACGCCGCAAACCCTTGCCCATCATCAGTACGCCGCCCGCCAGGGAGCCCGCGCGTTCCCAGCCGTGGACGTTTTGTGCAGGGCGGGATTGGAATGGCGTGCTCTCGATCGGCTCGAACGGATTGTTATCGCTCATGGTCTGTCTCCAGTGTGGGGATTGGTATAAAACTGACTGCCGGAGCGAATCCGTCGTTCCATGGAATTTCCCACCGATCAGCGGAATTGCGGCCCCGAGCGGGTGTTGTTGCCTTTGGCCATGCGGTCGTACAGCACGACGTTGACCGTGGCCGCCAGGTTCATGCAGCCAGTGGTGGGGATGTACACCACGTCTTCGCACCAGTCCCGGATGTCCTTGTCCAGCGAGCCGTCTTCGGGGCCGAAGATATACAGCGCCCGGTCCGGGTGGGTGTATTCGGGCAGCGGGCGGGCGCCCTCCACCAGCTCCACGGCCACCGGCACACAGCCCAGGGGCAGGATTTTCTTCAGGTCGTCGATGCCGATCAACGGAATGTCGTAGTGGACCTTCTTGGTGTCGGTGACGAAGTCGGCGGCCCGTTCATAGCGCTTGCCGGTGTAGAACACTGACGCCACGCCGTAGCAGCCGGCGGCGCGCATGACCGAACCGACGTTTTCCGGTGATTTGGGGTTGAACAGACCGATGCAGCTGTAGCGTTTGTTGGCCACGGGCGGGGTGCCTTTGGGAAAAGGCGCGATTATACGGGGAATGGGGGAGGGTGGTCAGTTTCAAGATTGGCGGTGAAAGTAGCATCGCCATCGCGAGCAGGCTCGCTCCCACAGGAGACCGCATTCCAATGTGGGAGCGAGCCTGCTCGCGATGAGGGCCTGGCAGGCGCTCAGTGCCTTGCCGACTACTCGTCTTTCTTCATCAACCCAGCCAGTGCGGCAAACGGGTTGTGAGTCGCCTTGGCGATTTTAGGAGTGCTCAGGGAGCCGTCGCCGAAGTATTGCTGGTCGGTGTAGCGCGAGTGCTCGTTGTCGTGGCAGTACAGGCACAGCAGTTCCCAGTTGGAACCGTCCTGGGGGTTGTTGTCGTGGTTGTGGTCGCGGTGGTGAACGGTCAGTTCGCTCAGGCGCTTGCCGGAGAACTCGCGGGCGCAGCGGCCACAGACGTGGGGGTACATTTTCAGGGCTTTGTCGCGGTAACCCATTTCCCGGTCGCGCTGGGCGTCGGCGAGGATGCGGTCCAGCTTCGCGGTATTGGAAGGAGGCGTTGACGAACTCATGGGTTCACCTTTGTAGATAAGACTGATGACGGTTGAACGAAGTTTAGCTCAGCCCTTGAGCTTCTCGGCAATCCAGATGGTGTGGCGGGTGCCTTTGTTGCCGTGGGCGAACACCTGCACCTCTTCGGCCTTGAAGCCGGCCTTTTTCAGTTTGTCGGAAAACTGCCGGTCAGCGCTGGCCGACCAGACCGCCAGCACCCCCTTGGGCCGCAGGGCCTTTGCGCAGGCGGCCAGGCCGCCGGCCGAATACAGCCAACTGTTGGCTTTCTGGGTCAGGCCTTCGGGGCCGTTGTCGACATCCAGCATGATCGCGTCGAAACCCTGGGGCTCGGCTTGCAGCACCTTGGCGACATCTTCCAGGCGGATCACCGTGCGCGGATCCTCCAGCGGCCGCCCGGCCTTTTCGCCCAGGGGGCCACGATTCCACTCCACCACGCCGGGCACCAACTCGGCCACCACCACTTCGGCGTTCTTGCCCAGGTGCTTGAGGGCCGAGGCGAGGGTGAACCCCATGCCGAGGCCGCCGATCAGCACCCGCGAACCCGGCCGGCCGGCGACCTTGCGGCAGGGAATCTCCGCCAGGGCGTCTTCGGAGCCGTGCATGCGGGTGTTCATCAACTGCCCGCCGTCACCGCCCTGGATCTTGATGACGAAGTCTTCGCCGTACTCGAACAGGCACAGGGCACCGCCATTGTCGGGGATGGGAGTGGTGTCGAGCAGAACGAAACGTTTCATGGAAATCTCATGAGGAAGGGCGGACCGCTGCGGTAGGGTCTAGCCTGAAGATGACAGTAGCCACGGAGCCAGTGATGAAGTGCAGCATTCTAACGGCCATTGCCCTGGCGGCGCTCTCAATAAGTTGTGCACAGGCCCAGCAGCCGACGATTCCGGTAAGCCCACCCAGCGTCCCTGGTTCGCCTGGTACCGCCACCCCGATGCCCTACCCACCGGTCGCGCCCAGCAGCGTGCCCAAGGCCGATTCCGGAAATGACGGGCCGCCATTGCTGCCACCGATCGAGATACCCAGGCCGCCGCAGGATCAACCATTACCAGGGATGGAGGTGAAGCCGCCCAAGGTCAAGTCGCCGGGGGGCTGATCCCATGGCCTATGTGAATGACGACCCCCTTGTGGGAGCGAGCCTGCTCGCGATAGCGGTGGGTCAGTCACATGGATATTGATTGATCCGGCGCTATCGCGAGCAGGCTCGCTCCCACAGGTGCTAGACCTGTTGTGACAGCAACTGCCCATCGGCCATGCGCAGGCGCTTGGACAGGGAGACGGCGAGGGCGCGGATGATTTTTGCGGCGACCTTGGGGGCATCGTTGAGCATTTTTTCCAGGGAATCCTTGCCCAGGTTCAGCAGTTGGCAATCACTGGCGGCGATGCAACTGGCCGAACGCCGCTCGCCGTCCAGCACGGCCATTTCACCAAACGCCCGGCCACTGCGCAGGGTGGCGATGGTCACCGGTTGCCCGTCGGGGCCGGTCTTCTGCACGGCTACCTGGCCGGTGTGGATAATGCACATGAAGCTGCCCGCATCGCCCTCGCGGAAAATCGCTTCGCCCTGGGCGATGGCGCTGATGCTGAAGTAACCCGACGCGGCGGCGAAGTCGACGGGCAGCAACTGATCGAACAGGCCGCAGTCCATCAGCCAGTCGCGGATTTCGTTGTTCAGTAAGGTCGGTTCTGGCATGGCTTACGGTCTTTCTTCTTGTGTTCTTTGCAAGAGTGGGAATGATCACTGTGGGAGTGAGCCTGCTCGCGATAGCACAGCGTCAGTCGACTTCAATGTTGAAAAGCAGACCGCTATCGCGAGCAGGCTCGCTCCCACAGTTCTGAATTGTGCCAAGGCTGGGCCCTGCTCATGGAGCTAAGACCCGGCCCTCAACCAGAGTTCCTCAAGCCTTGCCCCAAATCTTCAACACAAATGAATATTCGAGCGCTACGTCACGCAATCCCTGGTAGCGCCCGCTCATTCCACCATGGCCGGCACCCAGTTCGGTCTTGAGCAGCAACGGGTTGTCATCGGTCTTGGTGGCGCGCAGTTTCGCGACCCACTTGGCCGCTTCCCAGTACTGCACGCGGCTGTCGTTGTAGCCGGCGATGACCAGCAGCGCCGGGTACGCCTGGGCGCGGACGTTTTCGTAGGGCGCATAGGCCCTGATCCGATCATAGACGTCCGGCTCCTCCGGGTTGCCCCATTCGTCGTATTCGGTGACGGTCAGTGGCAGGTCCGGGTCGAGCATGGTGTTGAGCACATCGACGAACGGCACTTCGGCAATCGCGACCTTGAACAGCTCCGGGCGTTGATTGAGGACCGCGCCGATCAACAGGCCGCCTGCGCTGCCGCCGCTGATCGCCAGCTGGTCGGCAGTGGTAAACCCATTGTCGATCAGATGCTCGGCGCAAGCGATGAAGTCGCTGAAGGTGTTGTGCTTGTGTTCCTG belongs to Pseudomonas sp. B21-028 and includes:
- a CDS encoding RNA methyltransferase encodes the protein MANKRYSCIGLFNPKSPENVGSVMRAAGCYGVASVFYTGKRYERAADFVTDTKKVHYDIPLIGIDDLKKILPLGCVPVAVELVEGARPLPEYTHPDRALYIFGPEDGSLDKDIRDWCEDVVYIPTTGCMNLAATVNVVLYDRMAKGNNTRSGPQFR
- a CDS encoding YajD family HNH nuclease, whose amino-acid sequence is MSSSTPPSNTAKLDRILADAQRDREMGYRDKALKMYPHVCGRCAREFSGKRLSELTVHHRDHNHDNNPQDGSNWELLCLYCHDNEHSRYTDQQYFGDGSLSTPKIAKATHNPFAALAGLMKKDE
- a CDS encoding spermidine synthase; translated protein: MKRFVLLDTTPIPDNGGALCLFEYGEDFVIKIQGGDGGQLMNTRMHGSEDALAEIPCRKVAGRPGSRVLIGGLGMGFTLASALKHLGKNAEVVVAELVPGVVEWNRGPLGEKAGRPLEDPRTVIRLEDVAKVLQAEPQGFDAIMLDVDNGPEGLTQKANSWLYSAGGLAACAKALRPKGVLAVWSASADRQFSDKLKKAGFKAEEVQVFAHGNKGTRHTIWIAEKLKG
- a CDS encoding cyclic nucleotide-binding domain-containing protein, which produces MPEPTLLNNEIRDWLMDCGLFDQLLPVDFAAASGYFSISAIAQGEAIFREGDAGSFMCIIHTGQVAVQKTGPDGQPVTIATLRSGRAFGEMAVLDGERRSASCIAASDCQLLNLGKDSLEKMLNDAPKVAAKIIRALAVSLSKRLRMADGQLLSQQV